The window TACTTACTTCCATAAGGATAAAACCAAAGGCGACGACAATGCCATCATCATCCTCGAATTTGAAAACAATGTTATGGCTGTGGCGGAAGAAAGCTGGACGAAACTCGGCGGCATGGACGATAAGGCCGAGGTTCACGGCACAAAAGGGGTCGCTTACGCGGACCTGCTTCAAGGTAATTCTATCCTGACCTATAGTCTTGCGGGAGTCGATTATGCCGTAGAAAAGGCTGGAAGCACGAAGGGCTGGAGTTTCACCATGTATGAAGAAATCTGGAATTACGGCTTTCCCCAGGAGTTCGCCCATTTTGTAGATTGTGTTAAGAATGATAAACACCCAGAAGTTACAGGAGAGGATGGTCGCGCTGTCCTGGAAGCGATATTCGCTGCCTATCAATCTGCCGGAAGTGGCCAAAAAGTGTCTCTTCCGTTTGAAACAGACGCGGATAAACCCTACAAGCTCTGGAAATAATGGAACGTTGAAAACGGAGAAAAAACTATTCGAGCAAAAACATAACTGCATCTTTTCAAGCATCTTTTCTATGGCTTCATTCAAATGTAACGGTTCTCTATGACCCGGATGCTGCCGTTTCTCTTTAGGGAAATAGTGTCATGAGAGAACTTGTTTTGGGCGTGGATATTGGCGGAACCAAAACCTCAATAGGCCTCGTGGATTCATCAGGATACATTTTGCACCAAGACAATATTCCGACGAATCCCAAAAAAGGTTTTGAAGATTTCATTGAGCGGTTACTCAGTTCCATCCACAAGATTCTTTTGGATGCCAATTGCTCCTTGCCCGAAATCAAGGGAATCGGTGTTGGCTGTCCGGGCCCTTTAGATCTTGAAAATGGAACTATCCTTAATCTCTACACCCTTCCCTCATGGGAGGGACAAGACATTGTTTCCACAATCAGACAGGCTTCAGGGCTTCCCACTTTCTTGGAAAACGATGCCGATGCAGCCCTTTTAGGAGAATTGTTTGCAGGAGCTGCTCGTGGGCACCAAAATGTAGCCATGCTGACCTTAGGAACGGGAGTCGGTGGCGCCGTTCTCAACAGTGGAAAGATTTACCGGGGATTCCGAGGAGAGCATCCTGAATTCGGCCATATTCCTGGATTGCCGGAAGGCCCCCTTTGTTACTGCGGCTTGAAAGGCTGTCTGGAATCGTTGGCATCGGGAACAGCTATCACAAATTCGGGGAGAAAACGAGGTTTTCGATCCAGTTACGAGGTTTTCCGACAGGCAAGGTCAGGAAATCCTATGGCCCGGGAAATTATCGATCGAGCCTCGAAAGCTCTTTCTCAGGCTACATGGATGCTTCTTCATACCTTTGTTCCGGAAATGATTCTTTTGGGAGGCGGCATAATGGACGATAATTTCGATCTTTTCAAAGACCAAATCGAAGAGACACTCGGAAAAGCCAAATTGGTGGAGCAGATACCTGTAAAGGTTTCCAGGGCAGAGCTTGGCAATCAGGCCGGAATCGTCGGCGCCGCCTATCTGGTAATGAGGTCACCCTAAATCGGCCGGGGCACATCGTATCATAATTCCAGGCCAGAGCATGAAGTTAGCGAAAAGACCAGTCAGGAGTTAAGCGCCCTTCTTTGTCACTCCTCTACTGCAAAATCATTTGCTTGATGCCAAATTATCATCTATCATAACAACAGTCCAAGTAGTTCATTACACATAGGTTGTACGGGAGTTCCGGACAACGGCGATTCGATTCACGCAAAAAGAGACTAGGATTATGCAAAGCAGAATATGGCTCGTTTCATTGTCATTGCTCATGGCAAACTGTGGCCCTGAATCACTGAACGAAGGATCGGAAAATGCCACCTTTGATAAAAGCATTGTTTTAGGGCGATGGGATTTAACCGTTTATGACATCCAGGGCGTCTATCCTTCCTGGTTCGAGATCAAAGAGGAAAATGGCGAATTGAAGGGCCAATTTGTCGGTCGAGTCGGGAACGCCCGTCCCATTCGGTATATCCACTTTGACGGTAACCAGCTTTATCTGTCATTACCTCGGCAGTATGAAAGGCCAGCTGAAGATTTGCTCTTTATCGGCAAAGTAAAAGATGGGAAAATCGAAGGGAAAACCAGAAGTGAGACCGGACATGTTATCCGCTTTCATGCCGAGCGAGCGCCGGCACTCGAATTTCGAGGAGAGCCAGAGTGGGGTGAAACGATAGAACTTATCCAAAGCGAGTTGTCGAATTGGATGCCCCGGAATCCAAACAATGACAATCAATGGGAAATTGAAAATGACATGCTTGTTAATAATGATACGGGTGTCGACCTCGTATCAAGACAAACATTTACTGATTTCAAATTGCACTTAGAGTTTAATATTCCTGATAGCGGCAACAGTGGTATCTATTTGCGTGGGCGGTATGAAGTGCAAATAGAAGATAATTTTGGCAAGAAACCTGACAGCTTAAAGGCAGGCGGAGTCTATGGATTTATTGTGCCACGGAAAATGGCGATAAAACCTGCAGGTCAATGGAATTCATACGATATGACTTTTCTCGGCAGGAAAATAACAGTTATACTCAATGATGAGATGATCATCAATAACATCGAGATTCCTGGCATAACTGGTGGGGCGCTGGACAGTAGAGAGGCAGAGCCAGGTCCACTCATGTTGCAAGGGGATCACAGCGCTATTCGCTTCAGGAATATTTTCCTGACGCCGGCGAAGTGAAATGAATCAAATGAGAATTACTTACCCTGATGCGAACAGACCCCGGCCCAGAATACGGATGAAAACCGGTAATTATTACCCGTGCATCTCAGTCTGTCGTTGCAAATTCAGGGATAGAATATAACACTTGCATTCACCTGACCGGGAACAACCGGGCGCGATTTGAGCTTTGGGATGTCTTTCGAACGCCTTGATCTGAAGCAAAATACAAACTTTCTCACGTTCCCGGTAGGTGATGCGATGGTTAGCTTCCGCCGGGATAATGGATTTTGCATAAGGTACCTGGTCAGCGCATGCGAAAGGATCTTTCACCCCAATTCCGCCTTTAGCAAGCGGCAGGTACCAATGAGGTAATCATAAGTGACACCGGGTGAAGCGATTGCATTTGTTGAAACCCAAGGGATTGTCCTTGAATCAGGAAAGGGGTCTATTCCGAACTTGGCTGACACAGTGGCAGGCGAGCCTATCCGAGGAAGTTACTGGGGCCATCCAAAGGGAAACGAGATTTTCCAACTCACTCGCGCGATCCGTTCCTCGAACGAAGTTGTCGTTTGTCGGCTGGTGGACGGGAAGATCACCTACGTCCACAGGCGGGTATGGCCAGCGGTTGTGCGATTGCAGGAAAGTTTCGACAAAGAACGCTTAGGAGCGGTAAGCGAGATTCATAGCCCATCAGGGAAGCACGAGGTGAGGGTCACTCCGTTTCCCGACTGGGTGCCGACCAGTGTTAGAGAAGAAGCACAGCAGTTGACGGCGTCGGAAGCTGCTTCCCAATTGGTAGAGTGGTTTGAGGGACTA is drawn from Candidatus Neomarinimicrobiota bacterium and contains these coding sequences:
- a CDS encoding ROK family protein; its protein translation is MRELVLGVDIGGTKTSIGLVDSSGYILHQDNIPTNPKKGFEDFIERLLSSIHKILLDANCSLPEIKGIGVGCPGPLDLENGTILNLYTLPSWEGQDIVSTIRQASGLPTFLENDADAALLGELFAGAARGHQNVAMLTLGTGVGGAVLNSGKIYRGFRGEHPEFGHIPGLPEGPLCYCGLKGCLESLASGTAITNSGRKRGFRSSYEVFRQARSGNPMAREIIDRASKALSQATWMLLHTFVPEMILLGGGIMDDNFDLFKDQIEETLGKAKLVEQIPVKVSRAELGNQAGIVGAAYLVMRSP
- a CDS encoding DUF1080 domain-containing protein; protein product: MQSRIWLVSLSLLMANCGPESLNEGSENATFDKSIVLGRWDLTVYDIQGVYPSWFEIKEENGELKGQFVGRVGNARPIRYIHFDGNQLYLSLPRQYERPAEDLLFIGKVKDGKIEGKTRSETGHVIRFHAERAPALEFRGEPEWGETIELIQSELSNWMPRNPNNDNQWEIENDMLVNNDTGVDLVSRQTFTDFKLHLEFNIPDSGNSGIYLRGRYEVQIEDNFGKKPDSLKAGGVYGFIVPRKMAIKPAGQWNSYDMTFLGRKITVILNDEMIINNIEIPGITGGALDSREAEPGPLMLQGDHSAIRFRNIFLTPAK